Proteins encoded within one genomic window of Jiangella mangrovi:
- a CDS encoding YciI family protein, which yields MKYLILVYRDPPTAGPGHEALQRELAGGGELIVAEALADPSLTKRLHDGVVADGPLRDDGEHLTSFYLVECETIDCALGHARQLPVAAGGRVEVRPALCCGGLEM from the coding sequence ATGAAGTACCTGATCCTGGTCTACCGCGATCCGCCCACGGCCGGACCCGGCCACGAGGCCCTGCAGCGCGAGCTGGCCGGCGGCGGCGAGCTGATCGTCGCCGAGGCGCTGGCCGACCCGTCGCTGACGAAGCGGCTGCACGACGGCGTGGTCGCCGACGGCCCGCTGCGCGACGACGGCGAGCACCTCACCTCGTTCTACCTGGTCGAATGCGAGACGATCGACTGCGCGCTCGGGCACGCCCGGCAGCTCCCGGTCGCCGCGGGCGGCCGGGTTGAGGTGCGTCCGGCGCTCTGCTGCGGCGGCCTGGAGATGTGA
- a CDS encoding MMPL family transporter gives MARRLAGFVTRRGRAVLVVALLLALLGGATSMSLFGKLSAGGFDDPGSESGRAADLLEDTFGQSPPNLALLVTAPDRVDSAASTTAGTRLTEGLAGEDGVRDVVSYWTSGQPQLRSAGGDRALVLATITGDETEVNERVGELASEYGGALADGVDVQVGGYAAFSHELTEQSEKDVVTGEMIVFPVTLIALVLVFGGFVAALLPLAVAAATSLLGMGLLWVLADVTELSVFAANVVTLAGLGLAIDYSLLMVNRYREELAGGRTVPDAIRATLTSAGRTIVFASLTVCIALATLILVPLPAIRSIGYAGVLTALLAASASLIVLSALFAVLGRRVGTPRLRRRRNAVAGDGVENGFWHRLATFVMRRPLPIATVVTAVLLLLGAPFLGMKLGYLDERVMPDSSEARQVATTIREEFATGEQDALQVVIPAGGDADAVGDYAQGLSGLDHVARVDTVTGSYAGGAAVAAAGPAHERFAADDAVYLSVVPEAETVELTRELVGAVRAVDAPFETLVGGTAAMAEDADRSLLDVLPWALGAVGLAMVVLLFLLTGSVLLPFLALVLSTLSLSATFGAMVWIFQDGNLSGLFDFTVTGTTISTVPVMLFALAFGLAMDYQVFMLSRIREEYDRGAAPTAAVALGLEKVGRIVTAAAVLISIVFLAFLVSDITLMKAFGVGLPLAVLIDATLIRGALLPATMRLLGRATWWAPAWLRRVHARFGLREFSAAEGAAEAAPVYVGR, from the coding sequence ATGGCGAGAAGACTGGCGGGGTTCGTGACGCGCCGGGGACGGGCCGTGCTCGTGGTGGCGCTGCTGCTGGCGCTGCTCGGCGGCGCGACGAGCATGTCGCTGTTCGGCAAGCTGTCGGCCGGCGGCTTCGACGACCCGGGCTCGGAGTCCGGGCGGGCCGCCGACCTGCTCGAGGACACGTTCGGCCAGTCGCCGCCCAACCTGGCGCTGCTGGTGACCGCGCCGGACCGGGTCGATTCGGCAGCCTCGACGACGGCCGGGACCCGGCTGACGGAGGGATTGGCCGGCGAGGACGGCGTCCGCGACGTCGTCTCGTACTGGACGTCCGGGCAGCCGCAGCTGCGCAGTGCCGGCGGCGACCGCGCGCTCGTGCTGGCGACCATCACCGGCGACGAGACCGAGGTCAACGAGCGGGTCGGCGAGCTGGCGTCCGAGTACGGTGGGGCGCTCGCCGACGGCGTCGACGTCCAGGTGGGCGGGTACGCCGCGTTCTCGCACGAGCTGACCGAGCAGAGCGAGAAGGACGTCGTCACCGGCGAGATGATCGTCTTCCCGGTGACGCTGATCGCGCTGGTCCTGGTCTTCGGCGGGTTCGTCGCGGCGCTGCTGCCGCTGGCGGTCGCCGCCGCGACGTCGCTGCTCGGCATGGGCCTGCTGTGGGTGCTGGCCGACGTCACCGAGCTGTCGGTGTTCGCGGCGAACGTGGTGACGTTGGCCGGCCTGGGCCTGGCGATCGACTACAGCCTGCTCATGGTGAACCGGTACCGCGAGGAGCTGGCCGGCGGCCGCACGGTGCCGGACGCGATCCGCGCCACGCTGACCTCGGCCGGGCGGACCATCGTGTTCGCGTCGCTGACGGTGTGCATCGCGCTGGCCACGCTGATCCTCGTGCCGCTGCCGGCGATCCGGTCCATCGGGTACGCGGGGGTGCTGACGGCACTGCTGGCGGCGTCGGCGTCGCTGATCGTGCTGTCGGCGCTGTTCGCGGTGCTCGGGAGGCGGGTGGGGACGCCCCGGCTGCGCCGCCGCCGGAACGCGGTTGCCGGCGACGGTGTGGAGAACGGGTTCTGGCACCGGCTGGCGACGTTCGTGATGCGCCGGCCGCTGCCGATCGCGACGGTGGTCACGGCGGTCCTGCTGCTGCTCGGCGCGCCGTTCCTGGGCATGAAGCTCGGCTACCTCGACGAGCGGGTCATGCCGGACTCCTCGGAGGCCCGCCAGGTCGCGACGACGATCCGCGAGGAGTTCGCGACCGGCGAGCAGGACGCGCTGCAGGTCGTGATCCCCGCGGGAGGTGACGCCGACGCCGTCGGCGACTATGCGCAGGGACTGTCCGGGCTGGACCACGTCGCCCGGGTCGATACCGTCACCGGCAGCTATGCCGGCGGCGCGGCGGTCGCGGCCGCCGGGCCGGCCCATGAACGATTCGCCGCCGACGACGCCGTCTACCTGTCGGTCGTGCCGGAGGCCGAGACCGTCGAACTGACCCGCGAGCTCGTCGGCGCCGTCCGCGCCGTCGACGCGCCGTTCGAGACGCTCGTCGGTGGCACCGCCGCGATGGCCGAGGACGCCGACCGGTCGCTGCTCGACGTGCTGCCGTGGGCGCTCGGCGCGGTCGGGCTGGCGATGGTCGTGCTGCTGTTCCTGCTGACCGGGAGTGTGCTGCTGCCGTTCCTCGCGCTGGTCCTCAGCACGCTCAGCCTGTCGGCGACGTTCGGCGCGATGGTCTGGATCTTCCAGGACGGCAACCTCTCCGGCCTGTTCGACTTCACCGTCACGGGCACGACGATCTCGACGGTGCCGGTCATGCTGTTCGCGCTGGCGTTCGGCCTGGCCATGGACTACCAGGTCTTCATGCTGTCCCGGATCCGCGAGGAGTACGACCGCGGGGCGGCGCCGACGGCGGCGGTCGCTCTGGGGCTCGAGAAGGTCGGCCGCATCGTGACGGCCGCGGCCGTCCTCATCTCGATCGTTTTCCTCGCCTTCCTCGTCTCCGACATCACGCTGATGAAGGCCTTCGGGGTCGGGCTGCCGCTGGCGGTCCTGATCGACGCGACCCTCATCCGTGGTGCCCTGTTGCCGGCGACGATGCGGCTCCTCGGCCGAGCGACGTGGTGGGCGCCGGCGTGGCTGCGGCGGGTGCACGCCCGGTTCGGCCTGCGCGAGTTCTCGGCCGCGGAAGGCGCCGCGGAGGCCGCACCCGTCTACGTCGGGCGCTGA
- a CDS encoding SRPBCC family protein: MVESSLPDASTAVVSVVVDADPADVFPMFTEPRGLAGWFWPAAFAAIYETDPRAGGRFAFRTAGLATGHNVAIRGIFGEVRKPRLVTYIWSWDGDSAPASRVAVRLSPSDEGGTEVVVTHSHNPTEEQRDDHLKAWHDSLSRLADHLAIG, encoded by the coding sequence ATGGTCGAGTCATCCCTGCCAGACGCCTCCACTGCCGTCGTCTCGGTGGTGGTCGACGCCGACCCTGCCGACGTGTTCCCGATGTTCACCGAGCCCCGCGGGCTCGCCGGCTGGTTCTGGCCGGCGGCGTTCGCGGCCATCTACGAGACCGACCCCAGAGCCGGCGGCCGCTTCGCGTTCCGCACCGCCGGCCTGGCCACCGGACACAACGTCGCGATCCGCGGCATCTTCGGCGAGGTCCGCAAGCCGCGACTGGTCACCTACATCTGGTCCTGGGACGGCGACAGCGCACCCGCGAGCCGCGTCGCCGTCCGCCTGTCGCCGTCGGACGAGGGTGGCACCGAGGTCGTCGTGACACACAGCCACAACCCGACCGAGGAACAACGCGACGACCACCTCAAGGCCTGGCACGACAGCCTCTCGCGCCTGGCCGATCACCTCGCCATCGGATAA